CCCCAGGCAGGCAAGGATCTCTCGATGACGGCGGAGCAGTATTGCGCGGAGATCGACGGCGCGGCGAACCGGCTGCGCGCCATGACCGGAAAGGAGCCGCTGCCGCTGTTTCGCGCACCGGGCGGCAAGACCTCGCCGCGCCTGCTGGAGGCCGCCCAATCCTGCGGCTACATGCATGTGGGCTGGACGCCGGCGGGATTCCTGGGCGATGAGCTGCCCAGCGAGCGCTACGCCAACCGGATGCTGCTGGAGCAGGCGCTGCGCACCATCCGCGACGGCGACATCCTGCTGGCCCATCTGGGCATCTGGTCGCGCAAGGATCCCTGGGCGCCGGCCGTGCTGGAGCCCTTGATCAAGGGCCTGAAGGAGCGTGGGCTGTGCTTTCGCACCCTGCGCGAACACCCCGTCTACGGGACGAAGGCCCTGAACAGGAAGTGACACGGCCTGCGACTATGCTGGGCGTTGATGAGCGCGATGCAATGGTGAACTCCATGTCCTTGCCGTCCCAACTGTTCGATGCCGCCCAGCAGTGGCTGTTCGAGGCCGTGGTGCAGCCGGCGTTGTTCGCGCTCGGGCTGGCCAATGTGCTCGAGGATGCCTACGTCGCCACGGGCTGGCTGCTCGTCGGTCTGCTGCAGCTGCTGGTGATGCTGGCCCTGATCGGCCCGCTGGAGCGCTGGCGGCCGGTGGAGCCGCTGCAGGACCGTGCTGCCGTGCGGGTCGATGTGATCTACACCCTGATCCACCGTCTGGGCCTGTTTCGCCTGGCCCTGTTCTTCATGGCGGAGCCGTTGTGGGACGGCCTGTTCGGCATGCTGCGCACGCATGGCTGGCGCACCTTCCAGCTCGACGCGCTGTGGCCGGGCGTGACGGACCAGCCTCTCGCGAGCCTGCTGCTGTACCTGCTGGTGTTCGACTTCGTGGACTACTGGATCCATCGCGGCCAGCACCGCTTCGGCTGGTGGTGGCGCCTGCACGCCTTGCACCATTCCCAGAGGCAGATGACCATGTGGAGCGACAGCCGCAACCACCTGCTGGACGATTTGCTGCGCGACGCCATCATCGTCGTCGTGGCGCAATGCATAGGCGTGGCGCCGGGCCAGTTCGTGGCCATCGTGGCGCTCACGCAGCTCAGCGAGAACCTGCACCATGCGAACCTGCGCCTGTGGTTCGGCCACCTGGGCGAGCGCCTGTGGGTCAGTCCGCGCTTTCACCGCCTGCATCACGCCATCGGCACAGGGCATGAGTCGGCGCCGGCGCAGCGCACCGGCGCCCCGGTGCTCGGCGGGCACAACTTCGGCGTGCTGCTGCCCTGGTGGGACATGCTGTTCGGCACGGCCAACTTCGAGTGCCGCTACGACCCCACGGGCGTGCGCGACCAGGTCGAGCCCGGCCCCGATGGCCGGGTGCGTGACTACGGCCGCGGCTTCTGGGCCCAGCAATGGCGCGGCCTGCTGCGCCTGGCGGGGCGCGGCTGACCGGGCAATGGCGCTATGCTTGCGTGCATGGGGCCTTTTCTCGATTCCTTCTGGCG
This region of Alicycliphilus denitrificans K601 genomic DNA includes:
- a CDS encoding polysaccharide deacetylase family protein, whose amino-acid sequence is MPSVRRHAGVQSLRGVLRAIFLIAASTSPLGASAQNNAQGSCNGTVYLTFDTGHMGVAPLVAEVLQRQRVQVTFFAADERTQSGGSSLDEQWAPWWRARAAEGHEFASHTLHHVYWRADEGAGLKVRPSTGPQAGKDLSMTAEQYCAEIDGAANRLRAMTGKEPLPLFRAPGGKTSPRLLEAAQSCGYMHVGWTPAGFLGDELPSERYANRMLLEQALRTIRDGDILLAHLGIWSRKDPWAPAVLEPLIKGLKERGLCFRTLREHPVYGTKALNRK
- a CDS encoding sterol desaturase family protein, whose product is MSLPSQLFDAAQQWLFEAVVQPALFALGLANVLEDAYVATGWLLVGLLQLLVMLALIGPLERWRPVEPLQDRAAVRVDVIYTLIHRLGLFRLALFFMAEPLWDGLFGMLRTHGWRTFQLDALWPGVTDQPLASLLLYLLVFDFVDYWIHRGQHRFGWWWRLHALHHSQRQMTMWSDSRNHLLDDLLRDAIIVVVAQCIGVAPGQFVAIVALTQLSENLHHANLRLWFGHLGERLWVSPRFHRLHHAIGTGHESAPAQRTGAPVLGGHNFGVLLPWWDMLFGTANFECRYDPTGVRDQVEPGPDGRVRDYGRGFWAQQWRGLLRLAGRG